One window of Candidatus Nanosynbacter sp. HMT-352 genomic DNA carries:
- a CDS encoding class II fructose-bisphosphate aldolase, producing MGLSISEIRKNTTRARHLMQRTRAQRFAVGAFNIDNQETLIAVARAAQKLQSPVLVEVSDAEVKAMGLENVRDLVDNYKAEYGIEMYLNLDHGPTVEGCKRAIDAGYEFIHIDISQANHNASDEEIIAKTREVVEYAKFTGALVESEPHYFGGSSNVHTEDINYEEIKKTFSTPEGARAFVEATGIDTFAAAIGNLHGKYPVPKVLDLDLLADIREAIHCQISLHGGSGTPLHYFEDAAKIGVSKININSDMRYAFRTTLEKTLRENPNEYAIVKLMPPVYAAVQEVVESKIKAFNSVRKAVV from the coding sequence ATGGGATTATCGATTTCAGAGATTCGGAAAAACACGACGCGGGCGCGTCATTTAATGCAGCGGACACGGGCGCAGCGTTTTGCAGTTGGGGCATTTAATATTGACAATCAAGAGACGTTGATTGCAGTGGCGCGGGCGGCACAAAAGCTCCAATCGCCAGTATTGGTTGAGGTTTCTGACGCCGAAGTGAAGGCTATGGGTCTAGAGAATGTTCGCGATTTGGTGGATAATTATAAGGCTGAGTACGGAATTGAAATGTATTTGAATTTGGACCACGGTCCGACGGTTGAGGGTTGTAAGCGAGCGATTGACGCTGGATATGAGTTTATCCATATTGACATTTCTCAGGCAAATCATAACGCTTCTGATGAGGAGATTATTGCCAAAACTCGTGAAGTTGTTGAATACGCCAAGTTTACTGGCGCGCTAGTGGAATCTGAGCCGCATTATTTTGGCGGAAGTTCAAATGTTCATACGGAAGATATAAATTATGAGGAAATAAAAAAGACTTTCTCTACGCCAGAGGGTGCGCGTGCGTTTGTCGAGGCGACTGGAATTGACACTTTTGCGGCGGCGATTGGCAATTTGCACGGCAAATATCCAGTTCCGAAAGTGTTGGATTTGGATTTGTTGGCTGACATTCGTGAGGCGATTCATTGTCAGATTTCGTTACACGGTGGGTCTGGAACTCCACTGCATTATTTTGAGGACGCTGCGAAAATTGGCGTTTCTAAAATCAATATCAATTCTGATATGCGTTACGCTTTCCGAACGACTTTGGAGAAAACCTTGCGAGAAAATCCAAATGAGTATGCTATCGTTAAATTAATGCCGCCAGTTTATGCCGCCGTACAGGAAGTGGTGGAGTCGAAGATTAAGGCGTTTAATTCCGTGCGAAAGGCGGTGGTTTA